In a genomic window of Streptomyces noursei ATCC 11455:
- a CDS encoding Wzz/FepE/Etk N-terminal domain-containing protein, whose product MSDDTIRLAMIGRIIRRRWRLLAVLAVVGALVGYGTSALIPPSYTASASVLLPGQWEERELLTQVDISTSSTVLDRAAATLGWTGVGGSELRDRVSAKAADGNIITISGTADTPERAQQLSDQVVRQFVTFAARIGGDNSDPEAAARPEALRQMVVQTSRRITELAGAADPGRTVESVQTRTELAKLRTALQEAVNKLDQAAPTANKANMVVMGPATRPTGEAPPTRVQLTLAGALVFFLLAVIGHLAAARMSRRLRAEPEIAAALGSVLLGTVDVPDERPAQRPEGHGPRTRIRRLLGVDTRWDTPAPQTSGDEADRQIRYRRVCARLLEQLPAPRRLLVVVPDGDEIARRAAGRLVAEAESDPSSSSSSRGYPMLRVVAVSVDRPMVPDCDNESGALVVLSAGSRTAGELAGIAEACADAGHEVVGIVVAGTVRARPAQSPGRPPDDATLVLAVRGRAAGGSA is encoded by the coding sequence TTGAGCGATGACACGATACGCCTGGCCATGATCGGGCGGATCATCCGTCGGCGATGGCGGCTTCTCGCCGTCCTCGCCGTGGTGGGTGCGCTCGTCGGCTACGGCACCTCCGCGCTGATCCCGCCGAGTTACACGGCGTCGGCATCGGTACTGCTGCCGGGGCAGTGGGAGGAGCGCGAGCTGCTGACCCAGGTGGACATCTCGACCAGTTCGACGGTGCTCGACCGCGCGGCCGCCACGCTCGGTTGGACCGGGGTCGGCGGCAGCGAGCTGCGGGATCGGGTGAGCGCCAAGGCCGCCGACGGGAACATCATCACGATCTCGGGCACGGCCGACACCCCGGAGCGCGCACAGCAACTCTCCGACCAGGTGGTCCGGCAGTTCGTCACATTCGCCGCACGGATCGGGGGCGACAACAGCGACCCCGAGGCGGCGGCGCGGCCCGAGGCGCTGCGGCAGATGGTGGTGCAGACCAGCCGCCGCATCACCGAGCTGGCCGGTGCGGCCGATCCGGGGCGGACCGTGGAGAGCGTGCAGACCCGCACCGAGCTCGCGAAGCTGCGCACCGCGCTGCAGGAGGCCGTCAACAAACTGGACCAGGCCGCCCCGACTGCCAACAAGGCCAACATGGTCGTCATGGGTCCGGCGACCAGGCCGACCGGCGAGGCACCGCCGACGAGAGTGCAGCTCACCCTCGCCGGGGCGCTGGTGTTCTTCCTGCTCGCGGTCATCGGCCATCTCGCCGCCGCACGGATGAGTCGCCGACTGCGCGCCGAGCCGGAGATCGCCGCGGCGCTGGGCTCGGTGCTGCTGGGTACCGTCGACGTACCTGACGAACGGCCCGCGCAGCGGCCGGAAGGCCATGGCCCGCGGACCCGGATCCGCCGGCTGCTGGGCGTCGACACCAGGTGGGACACACCCGCCCCGCAGACGTCCGGCGACGAGGCCGACAGGCAGATCCGCTACCGCCGGGTGTGCGCCCGCCTTCTGGAGCAACTACCAGCCCCCCGGCGGCTGTTGGTCGTCGTCCCGGACGGCGACGAGATCGCCCGCCGGGCCGCCGGACGGCTCGTCGCCGAGGCCGAGAGCGATCCTTCCTCGTCCTCTTCGAGCAGGGGATACCCCATGCTGCGGGTGGTGGCGGTTTCGGTGGACCGGCCGATGGTGCCGGACTGCGACAACGAGTCCGGTGCCCTGGTCGTGCTCAGCGCCGGCAGCCGGACCGCAGGCGAGCTCGCCGGCATCGCCGAGGCGTGTGCGGACGCCGGGCACGAGGTCGTCGGCATCGTCGTCGCCGGCACGGTCCGGGCCCGTCCGGCGCAGTCGCCCGGCCGACCACCGGACGACGCCACTCTGGTGCTCGCGGTCCGCGGCCGGGCGGCGGGAGGTTCCGCGTGA
- a CDS encoding glycosyltransferase family 4 protein: protein MLGDISFSDTSSGDIAGGDRATRRALILVENLSVPFDRRVWQECTTLRDAGWAVHVICPRGEKRDTEPEAEIDGVRIHRYPLRAATGGPAGYLREYGSALWHTARLARKVGPVDVVHACNPPDLLFLPALWLKRRGARFVFDQHDLVPELYLSRFDRGRDLLYRAVCALERRTYRAADVVLATNESYRDVAVRRGGKRPADVFVVRSAPAVERFQPVPAEPELKRGKPHLLCYLGVMGPQDGVDYALRALAKLRDELGRTDWHAVFVGAGDAFDAMVELSRRLGLSEQVEFTGRIPDADLVRHLSTADVCLSPDPRNPLNDVSTMNKVLEYMAMGRPIVSFDLREARVSAGDAAVYAPANDEAAFAELIALLLDDPEKRARMGRIGQERIGGPLSWRNSQASLLAAYAAACRDHAPVPAGDPDRAGRRPGR, encoded by the coding sequence TTGCTTGGTGACATATCGTTCAGTGACACATCGTCTGGTGACATAGCCGGCGGCGACCGGGCGACCCGGCGCGCGCTGATCCTGGTGGAGAACCTGTCGGTGCCGTTCGACCGGCGGGTGTGGCAGGAGTGCACGACGCTGCGCGACGCGGGCTGGGCGGTGCACGTCATCTGTCCCCGGGGGGAGAAGCGGGACACGGAGCCGGAGGCGGAGATCGACGGGGTGCGGATCCACCGCTACCCGTTGCGCGCGGCCACCGGAGGACCGGCCGGCTATCTGCGGGAGTACGGATCGGCGTTGTGGCACACGGCCCGGCTGGCCCGCAAGGTGGGCCCGGTCGACGTGGTCCACGCCTGCAACCCGCCCGACCTGCTGTTCCTGCCGGCACTGTGGCTGAAGCGGCGCGGCGCGCGGTTCGTCTTCGACCAGCACGACCTGGTACCCGAGCTGTACCTCTCCCGGTTCGACCGCGGCAGAGATCTGCTCTACCGCGCCGTGTGCGCACTGGAACGGCGGACCTACCGGGCCGCGGACGTCGTGCTCGCCACGAACGAGAGCTACCGGGACGTCGCGGTGCGCCGTGGCGGCAAGCGGCCGGCGGACGTCTTCGTGGTGCGCAGCGCGCCTGCCGTCGAACGGTTCCAACCGGTCCCTGCCGAACCGGAGTTGAAGCGCGGCAAACCTCATCTGCTGTGCTACCTGGGCGTCATGGGCCCGCAGGACGGCGTCGACTACGCCTTGCGGGCGCTGGCGAAGCTGCGCGACGAGCTCGGGCGGACCGACTGGCACGCGGTGTTCGTCGGCGCCGGCGACGCCTTCGACGCGATGGTGGAACTGTCCCGGCGGCTCGGACTCTCCGAGCAGGTGGAGTTCACCGGGCGCATTCCGGACGCCGACCTGGTGCGCCACCTGTCCACCGCGGACGTGTGCCTCTCCCCCGACCCCCGCAATCCGCTCAACGACGTGTCGACCATGAACAAGGTCCTGGAGTACATGGCGATGGGCCGGCCCATCGTCTCGTTCGACCTCCGGGAGGCGCGAGTCTCCGCCGGTGACGCCGCCGTCTACGCGCCCGCCAACGACGAGGCCGCATTCGCCGAGCTCATCGCGCTGCTGCTGGACGATCCGGAGAAGCGGGCCCGGATGGGCAGGATCGGCCAGGAGCGGATCGGCGGGCCGCTCTCCTGGCGGAACTCGCAGGCGTCGCTGCTCGCCGCGTACGCCGCTGCCTGCCGTGACCACGCTCCGGTGCCGGCGGGCGACCCGGACCGGGCAGGGCGGAGGCCCGGCCGTTGA
- a CDS encoding nucleotide sugar dehydrogenase: protein MRVSVLGLGYVGCVSAACLASMGHEVIGVDVNQVKVDLVNDGKAPVVEERIGELIAEVVRTGALRATGDVREAIRGSEVSLVCVGTPSEPNGSLCTTYLERVTEQIGAALADRGGRSGRHTVVFRSTMLPGTCLNLLVPILEKSVGGTAGVDIGVAVNPEFLREGTSVRDFFDPPKTVIGELDPASGDTVRALYDGLPGEVFRVPIPTAEAIKYADNAFHGLKIGFANELGAVCQALGVDSHQVMDVFLADRKLNISPAYLRPGFAFGGSCLPKDLRSLVHAAQRADVSVPILAHVLPSNADHLQRAVDLVERTGKRRVGLFGLSFKPGTDDLRESPLVELAETLFGKGYDLRIHDANVSLSRLLGANREYIETRLPHLAQLLADSVAEVLEHAEVCLVGTRDPAVVSALPHGGGPVIVDLIRLPDAEARRAEPGYMGLAW, encoded by the coding sequence ATGAGAGTCAGCGTCTTGGGGCTCGGCTACGTGGGCTGCGTGTCGGCCGCGTGCCTGGCCAGCATGGGTCACGAGGTCATCGGGGTGGACGTCAACCAGGTGAAGGTGGACCTGGTCAACGACGGCAAGGCCCCGGTGGTCGAGGAGCGGATCGGCGAGCTCATCGCCGAGGTCGTGCGGACCGGAGCGCTACGTGCCACTGGCGACGTCCGCGAGGCGATCAGGGGCAGCGAGGTGTCGCTGGTCTGCGTGGGCACGCCGTCGGAGCCCAACGGCAGCCTGTGCACCACGTATTTGGAGCGGGTCACCGAGCAGATCGGCGCCGCGTTGGCGGACCGCGGTGGGCGCAGCGGGCGGCACACCGTGGTGTTCCGCAGCACCATGCTCCCGGGTACCTGTCTGAACCTGCTGGTGCCGATCCTGGAGAAGTCCGTCGGCGGCACGGCCGGGGTGGACATCGGGGTCGCGGTCAACCCGGAGTTCCTGCGCGAGGGCACGAGCGTGCGGGACTTCTTCGACCCGCCCAAGACCGTCATCGGCGAGCTCGACCCGGCCAGCGGCGACACGGTGAGGGCGCTGTACGACGGCCTGCCCGGCGAGGTGTTCCGGGTGCCGATCCCGACGGCCGAGGCGATCAAGTATGCGGACAACGCGTTCCACGGCCTCAAGATCGGCTTCGCGAACGAGCTGGGCGCGGTGTGCCAGGCACTCGGCGTGGACTCGCACCAGGTGATGGACGTGTTCCTGGCCGACCGCAAGCTGAACATCAGCCCCGCCTACCTGCGGCCCGGCTTCGCCTTCGGTGGCTCCTGCCTGCCGAAGGACCTGCGCAGCCTGGTCCACGCCGCACAGCGGGCCGATGTCTCGGTGCCCATCCTCGCCCATGTGCTGCCCTCCAACGCCGACCATCTGCAACGCGCGGTGGACCTGGTCGAGCGCACCGGCAAGCGCCGGGTGGGCCTGTTCGGGCTGTCCTTCAAACCCGGCACCGACGACCTGCGCGAGAGCCCGCTCGTCGAACTGGCGGAGACGCTCTTCGGCAAGGGGTACGACCTGCGGATCCACGACGCCAACGTGAGCCTCTCCCGGCTGCTCGGCGCGAACCGCGAGTACATCGAGACCCGGCTGCCGCATCTCGCGCAGCTGCTCGCGGACTCCGTGGCAGAGGTGCTGGAGCACGCCGAGGTGTGCCTGGTCGGGACCAGGGATCCGGCCGTGGTGTCAGCGCTGCCCCATGGTGGCGGCCCGGTGATCGTCGACCTCATCCGCCTTCCCGACGCCGAGGCGCGCCGGGCCGAACCGGGGTACATGGGCCTTGCTTGGTGA
- a CDS encoding sugar transferase encodes MQQGELVSPFLSAPGRPVEGEISQPAIDWEQRYRRTVIASDTAATAFVVAAIGIFFGARDAANWHEKWGILAFCTELLVLGTLAVSRSWAPAVLGQGAEEFRRLGRSLFTATVVLALGGIALASRNIKLWIFVAIPAIALVTMTARYLLRLWLHKQRKEGRCLRPVLAAGSLATVHDLITRTRKFPHLGWRVEAVCTTDGLGLDGDQLDGVPVVGRLADVAGHVRRDGYRVVAVTPDPHWSPDRLQRLAWNLEGSDAEMVVAPVLMEVAGPRLHVDAVLGIPLLRVSMPTFTGGRRAVKEVVDRMGAAVLLMLFAPLMVFVGLLILVDSRGGAFYRQRRVGKDGREFTILKFRTMVAGAHGARAELADRNEGAGPLFKLRRDPRVTRVGTVLRRYSIDELPQLFNVLTGSMSLVGPRPPLPEESAAYGPDIRRRLLVKPGLTGLWQISGRSDLPWEEAVRLDLRYVEDWSLALDTVILWKTLRAVLQGQGAY; translated from the coding sequence GTGCAGCAGGGGGAATTGGTCAGCCCGTTTCTATCGGCGCCCGGGCGTCCGGTGGAGGGGGAAATCAGCCAGCCCGCGATCGACTGGGAGCAGCGGTACCGCCGTACCGTGATCGCCAGCGACACCGCGGCCACCGCCTTCGTGGTGGCGGCGATCGGTATCTTCTTCGGGGCCCGGGACGCGGCCAACTGGCACGAGAAGTGGGGAATTCTCGCATTCTGCACCGAGCTGCTGGTGCTGGGAACGCTCGCGGTGAGCCGGTCGTGGGCTCCGGCCGTGCTCGGCCAGGGCGCCGAGGAATTCCGTCGGCTCGGACGCTCACTGTTCACGGCGACCGTCGTACTGGCACTCGGCGGGATCGCCCTCGCCTCGCGCAACATCAAGCTCTGGATCTTCGTCGCGATCCCCGCGATCGCGCTCGTCACCATGACCGCGCGCTATCTGCTGCGCCTCTGGCTGCACAAACAGCGGAAGGAAGGACGGTGCCTGCGGCCGGTGCTCGCTGCCGGGAGCCTGGCCACCGTGCACGACCTGATCACCCGGACCCGCAAGTTCCCGCACCTCGGCTGGCGAGTGGAGGCGGTGTGCACGACGGACGGTCTCGGGCTCGACGGCGACCAACTGGACGGAGTGCCGGTCGTCGGCAGACTGGCGGACGTCGCGGGCCACGTCCGCCGCGACGGCTATCGTGTCGTCGCGGTCACACCGGACCCGCACTGGTCACCGGACCGGCTGCAGCGGCTGGCCTGGAACCTCGAAGGCAGCGATGCCGAGATGGTCGTGGCCCCCGTGCTGATGGAAGTGGCCGGCCCGAGGCTGCACGTCGACGCGGTGCTCGGGATACCGCTGCTGCGGGTCAGCATGCCGACCTTCACCGGGGGGCGCCGGGCGGTCAAAGAGGTCGTCGATCGGATGGGCGCGGCGGTCCTGCTGATGCTGTTCGCGCCGCTGATGGTGTTCGTCGGGCTGCTCATACTGGTGGACAGTCGGGGCGGGGCGTTCTATCGCCAGCGCAGGGTCGGCAAGGACGGCCGCGAGTTCACCATCCTCAAGTTCCGCACCATGGTCGCCGGGGCGCACGGGGCACGTGCCGAACTGGCCGACCGCAACGAGGGCGCCGGGCCGCTGTTCAAGCTCCGCCGGGATCCGCGGGTGACCCGGGTGGGAACGGTGCTGCGCCGGTATTCGATCGACGAACTCCCGCAACTCTTCAACGTGTTGACCGGATCGATGTCGCTCGTCGGTCCGCGGCCGCCGCTGCCGGAGGAGTCCGCCGCGTACGGCCCGGACATCCGGCGGCGGCTGCTGGTCAAGCCCGGACTCACCGGTCTGTGGCAGATCAGCGGACGCAGTGACCTGCCGTGGGAGGAGGCCGTCCGACTGGACCTGCGGTACGTGGAGGACTGGTCGCTCGCCCTCGACACAGTGATCTTGTGGAAGACGCTGCGTGCGGTGCTCCAAGGGCAGGGGGCCTATTGA
- a CDS encoding MbtH family protein: MANVFDDEFARFIVLVNEERQYSLWPATTEVPGGWQVARPEGSRQECLEFVESTWTDMRPASLVAAMEAQGS; the protein is encoded by the coding sequence ATGGCCAACGTTTTTGACGATGAGTTTGCCCGATTCATCGTTCTGGTCAATGAGGAGCGTCAGTACTCGCTCTGGCCCGCCACCACAGAGGTGCCGGGTGGATGGCAGGTTGCGCGGCCGGAGGGGTCGCGCCAGGAGTGCCTGGAATTCGTCGAGTCCACCTGGACGGACATGCGACCGGCCAGTCTGGTCGCCGCCATGGAGGCTCAGGGCTCCTAG